From one Caldithrix abyssi DSM 13497 genomic stretch:
- a CDS encoding amylo-alpha-1,6-glucosidase, with translation MKRLFLKLSALLKIVFLFILVSCQHNQITIGYVTPDDYVAEEDIRILNWLQAKTHFQIEHVTLNNLAQQKRRLDIYWIHIPDSQAYMRWEEKHFRQIREWYDNGANLLCTNFGALIPAECGIESNKPAIKILNVKDYWNFDKRGFQSWMGHPIFSGLFGGAFVWDLNEDRKLTRIGYFNDQFPAEGKVVAVEKSYITVHGRNRLITEYQTDGSHLLTVGAMVNFDPQNRLRYKLEKFIENTLLYLSGRLKGERTYWEFSACLAKQFNAKSKDRLHVGHRTLQNLPESGLKFVRKKASANFFDLAGRRALVMGKEKGGIDEVWVHPFRIARDFQMGLITKNEVIWLSDFAPKIEIRPESMTRIYETPYGKIKETIFASLEKPGAIIHLTASGDRDVQILIKLRSDLRWMWPYDENALGDVFYGYDQAQGILQVKDRTGRFFCLFGADVKPEEYCNGAFSDILFQKNQLQGIKGDLNQVYHAAIYKLNAGNHFSMNYFLIGTDQGRAEAIQTYRDFYQNPRAEYAKMVEHYQKLLQNYVIIESPDSEFNRLWKWALVGTDRFYTHTPRLGKALVAGFGTADRGWDGGHKNSGRPGYAWYFGRDAAWASFAIDNYGDFELVKNQLQFFQKYQDLSGKIFHEVSTSGVVHYDAADATPLYVILAAHYLKASGDLTFIQQSWSHIKRAIDFLYSTDTDGDMLIENKNVGHGWVEGGKLWGANPTFYLAGLWAQTLKDAAYLAKKLKLQDLSRRYAADAEKVIRILNRDFWNEKDDFFYYGKIKSCQYNPEKTVLPAVVMYYDLLDESKVKNMLSCYASNDFSTDWGIRIISSSSPLFDPRGYHYGSVWPLFTGWAALAEYEYGNSVQGFRHLMNNMNIKKHWALGFVEEVMNGLTYEPAGVCPHQCWSETNVIAPAIHGMVGWRPNAPEKRADLKPRFPLHWNKVKVQNLRIGNSVVELQMERQKNQTRFELRLAQGEPVEIWLTPEIPAGMIIDRVALNHQEVALDTTLHRMLLKPVNFLLTNETEIILNHHNGIGIIPYLPKPRPGDTSQGYRVVNAVLKNKAYFIDLEGKAGSTGTFALKIFDQSIKSIDGAQIENINNDGMVTIKVSFEKSSKEFVRKRVVIRL, from the coding sequence ATGAAGCGGTTATTTTTAAAATTAAGCGCGCTTTTAAAAATCGTTTTTCTATTCATCCTTGTTTCCTGTCAACATAATCAAATCACTATTGGTTATGTTACGCCGGACGATTATGTAGCGGAAGAAGATATTAGAATATTGAACTGGCTACAAGCTAAAACACACTTTCAGATAGAACATGTAACTCTGAATAATCTTGCCCAACAAAAAAGACGGCTGGATATTTATTGGATCCATATCCCCGATTCTCAGGCCTATATGCGCTGGGAAGAGAAGCATTTTCGTCAAATCCGGGAATGGTATGATAATGGCGCAAATTTACTCTGCACAAATTTTGGCGCGTTAATTCCTGCTGAATGCGGTATTGAATCCAATAAACCGGCCATTAAAATTCTTAACGTTAAAGATTACTGGAATTTCGACAAAAGGGGATTTCAGAGCTGGATGGGGCACCCTATTTTTAGCGGCCTGTTCGGCGGTGCCTTTGTGTGGGATTTGAATGAAGACAGGAAATTAACGCGCATCGGCTATTTTAATGACCAGTTTCCCGCCGAAGGAAAGGTGGTGGCCGTGGAAAAGTCGTATATCACCGTCCATGGCCGCAATCGGCTGATAACTGAATATCAAACGGATGGCAGCCATCTGCTAACCGTGGGCGCCATGGTTAACTTTGATCCTCAGAACCGATTAAGATATAAGCTGGAAAAGTTTATTGAAAACACGCTTTTGTATTTGTCAGGGCGGCTAAAAGGGGAGAGAACGTACTGGGAATTTAGCGCATGCCTGGCGAAACAATTTAATGCCAAATCAAAAGACCGCCTTCACGTCGGGCACAGAACGTTGCAAAACCTGCCAGAAAGCGGTTTAAAGTTTGTACGAAAAAAAGCGAGCGCCAACTTCTTCGATCTGGCAGGACGCCGAGCCCTGGTGATGGGCAAAGAAAAAGGCGGCATTGATGAAGTATGGGTCCATCCTTTTAGAATTGCGCGCGATTTTCAAATGGGACTTATTACTAAGAATGAGGTGATCTGGTTAAGTGATTTCGCACCGAAGATTGAAATACGGCCCGAATCGATGACGCGTATTTATGAAACGCCTTATGGAAAAATCAAAGAAACTATTTTCGCCTCACTGGAAAAACCGGGAGCGATTATTCATCTCACAGCATCCGGCGACAGGGATGTACAAATTCTCATTAAATTACGCAGCGACTTACGATGGATGTGGCCTTACGATGAAAATGCCCTGGGAGACGTATTTTACGGATATGATCAAGCACAGGGTATTCTGCAGGTCAAAGACAGAACAGGGAGGTTCTTTTGTTTGTTTGGCGCAGACGTAAAACCAGAGGAATATTGTAATGGCGCTTTTTCAGATATTCTCTTTCAGAAAAATCAACTCCAGGGTATAAAAGGCGACCTTAATCAGGTTTATCATGCGGCAATTTACAAACTGAATGCTGGTAATCATTTTAGTATGAACTATTTCCTAATTGGTACGGACCAGGGGCGTGCCGAAGCGATTCAAACTTACCGGGATTTCTATCAGAATCCGCGCGCCGAGTACGCAAAAATGGTTGAACACTATCAGAAGTTATTGCAGAACTATGTGATCATAGAAAGCCCGGATAGCGAATTTAATCGGCTGTGGAAATGGGCATTGGTTGGAACCGATCGTTTTTACACTCATACGCCGAGGCTCGGAAAAGCATTGGTTGCCGGGTTTGGAACGGCAGACCGTGGATGGGACGGCGGGCACAAAAATAGCGGAAGGCCGGGATACGCCTGGTATTTTGGACGCGATGCCGCCTGGGCTTCATTTGCCATTGATAATTACGGTGATTTTGAACTTGTAAAAAATCAATTACAATTTTTCCAGAAGTATCAGGATTTATCCGGTAAAATTTTTCATGAGGTTTCCACATCGGGCGTGGTGCATTACGATGCCGCTGACGCCACGCCGTTATATGTTATTCTGGCCGCACATTATTTAAAAGCTTCCGGAGACCTGACATTTATCCAACAAAGCTGGAGCCATATTAAACGGGCCATCGATTTTCTTTATTCTACCGACACGGACGGCGATATGCTCATTGAAAATAAAAATGTGGGGCACGGTTGGGTAGAAGGGGGCAAACTGTGGGGCGCCAATCCAACTTTTTATCTGGCGGGCTTGTGGGCGCAAACCTTAAAAGACGCTGCCTATTTAGCAAAAAAATTGAAATTGCAAGACTTAAGCCGTCGATACGCAGCGGACGCCGAAAAGGTGATTCGCATATTAAACCGTGATTTCTGGAACGAAAAAGATGATTTCTTTTATTATGGAAAAATAAAGTCGTGTCAATACAATCCTGAAAAAACGGTTTTACCTGCGGTGGTCATGTATTATGATTTGCTCGATGAATCAAAAGTAAAAAATATGCTTTCCTGCTATGCAAGCAATGATTTTTCCACAGACTGGGGCATCAGAATTATCAGTTCATCTTCGCCGTTATTCGATCCACGCGGTTATCATTACGGCAGTGTATGGCCTCTGTTTACGGGCTGGGCCGCCCTGGCTGAATATGAATATGGCAATTCGGTGCAGGGATTTCGCCACCTGATGAACAATATGAATATTAAAAAACACTGGGCGCTGGGCTTCGTAGAAGAGGTGATGAATGGACTGACCTATGAACCCGCCGGCGTCTGTCCTCATCAATGCTGGTCTGAAACCAATGTCATTGCTCCGGCAATACACGGCATGGTCGGTTGGAGGCCCAACGCCCCCGAAAAGCGGGCCGATTTAAAACCCAGGTTCCCATTACACTGGAATAAAGTAAAGGTACAGAATCTAAGAATCGGGAATTCGGTGGTCGAATTACAGATGGAGCGGCAGAAAAATCAAACACGATTTGAGCTGAGGTTAGCGCAGGGCGAGCCCGTCGAAATCTGGTTAACGCCCGAAATTCCCGCCGGTATGATTATTGACCGAGTCGCGCTGAATCATCAGGAAGTGGCGCTGGATACGACTCTGCACCGCATGCTGCTAAAACCCGTCAATTTCTTATTAACCAATGAAACGGAAATAATATTAAACCATCACAATGGGATCGGGATTATCCCTTACCTTCCAAAACCCAGGCCAGGGGATACATCACAGGGCTACCGGGTCGTCAACGCCGTTTTGAAAAACAAAGCTTATTTTATTGACCTTGAAGGGAAAGCCGGCTCAACAGGTACCTTTGCTTTAAAAATATTTGATCAATCCATTAAGTCAATCGATGGAGCCCAAATTGAAAATATTAATAACGATGGAATGGTTACCATAAAAGTATCTTTTGAAAAATCGTCAAAGGAATTTGTGAGGAAGAGAGTTGTGATAAGGTTGTAA
- a CDS encoding beta-L-arabinofuranosidase domain-containing protein, translating into MNLVKNLTMHSVLIISLALLISLPAITNAKNVNYLSNREPLMENAYIALPVGSIKPKGWLEYQLKLAANGLTGHLDEVWRDVGPDNGWLGGSGDGWERGPYWLDGLVPLAYILKDKTLIKKAKKWIEYILTHQQEDGYFGPLPDSTRVFDNTKWGRRQAWQEKVKQDWWPHMIVLKVMQTYYEATQDERVLDFMRRYFQYQMKNIKEKPLDYWTHWAKSRGGENLASIYWLYNHTGDAFLLDLGKIIFEQTLDWTQRFESANPQDWNWHGVNTAMGIKQPGVWYQYSKDERYLKAVKTGIEKLMKHHGQVYGLWAADELLAGKDPVRGTESCTVVEYMFSLETMLQISGDAEYGDILERVALNALPAFLKPGHTARQYYQLANQVICDRGWHNFSTKHGETELLFGLETGYGCCTANYHQGWPKYVMNLWYATQDNGLAALVYAPSEVTARVADNVEVTFVEETDYPFKERIKFICKKSNGVAFPFHLRIPEWCDNAVVFVNGKVYGKPQAGSITKVTRRWKKGDVLELYLPMKIRISYWFQRSAAVERGPLVFALGLNEEWKKIGGKEPYADYEVLPKDPWNYGLLRNYVDHPDTTFIVKEFTVKNQPWTLKNAPVKIIAKAKKIPEWKLYGGITGPIPYSPFWYPVKYDEPVEEIVLVPYGCTKLRIANFPAAR; encoded by the coding sequence ATGAATTTAGTAAAAAATTTAACCATGCATTCGGTGCTCATCATTTCGCTGGCGCTTTTAATTAGCTTACCTGCTATCACCAATGCTAAAAATGTAAACTATCTCTCCAATCGTGAACCCTTAATGGAGAATGCCTATATTGCACTGCCCGTGGGAAGCATTAAACCCAAAGGCTGGCTGGAATATCAATTAAAATTAGCCGCTAACGGTTTAACCGGACATCTTGATGAAGTCTGGAGAGACGTTGGGCCCGATAATGGCTGGCTGGGCGGCAGCGGCGATGGCTGGGAGCGCGGCCCATACTGGCTGGATGGACTGGTTCCCCTGGCCTATATTTTGAAAGATAAAACGTTAATTAAAAAGGCGAAAAAATGGATTGAATACATTCTAACGCACCAACAAGAAGACGGATATTTCGGGCCTTTGCCGGATAGCACACGTGTTTTTGACAATACAAAATGGGGCAGACGCCAGGCCTGGCAGGAAAAAGTTAAACAGGACTGGTGGCCGCACATGATCGTATTAAAAGTAATGCAAACCTATTATGAAGCCACGCAAGATGAACGCGTGCTCGATTTTATGAGGCGCTATTTTCAATATCAGATGAAAAATATCAAAGAAAAGCCGCTCGATTACTGGACACACTGGGCCAAAAGCAGGGGCGGCGAAAACCTGGCCTCCATTTACTGGTTGTATAATCACACAGGAGATGCCTTTCTGTTAGACCTGGGAAAAATTATTTTTGAACAAACACTGGATTGGACACAGCGTTTCGAAAGTGCAAATCCGCAGGATTGGAACTGGCACGGGGTAAATACGGCGATGGGCATTAAGCAACCGGGAGTATGGTACCAGTATTCAAAAGATGAGCGCTACCTTAAAGCGGTTAAAACCGGTATCGAAAAGTTAATGAAGCATCACGGGCAGGTTTATGGACTGTGGGCCGCCGATGAATTATTGGCCGGCAAAGATCCTGTCAGGGGGACCGAAAGCTGCACGGTAGTTGAGTATATGTTCAGCCTTGAAACAATGCTGCAAATTTCCGGCGATGCGGAATATGGCGACATATTAGAACGTGTGGCTTTAAATGCGCTTCCGGCCTTCCTTAAACCGGGCCATACCGCGCGACAATATTACCAGCTTGCCAACCAGGTTATTTGCGACCGCGGATGGCATAATTTTAGCACCAAACACGGCGAAACCGAACTTCTGTTTGGGCTTGAAACAGGATATGGATGTTGTACCGCAAACTACCATCAAGGGTGGCCCAAATATGTAATGAATTTATGGTACGCCACCCAGGATAATGGTCTGGCGGCGCTGGTTTATGCGCCGTCGGAGGTAACCGCCAGAGTGGCGGACAATGTGGAAGTAACGTTTGTGGAAGAAACCGATTATCCTTTTAAAGAGAGGATAAAATTCATTTGTAAAAAAAGTAATGGCGTGGCATTTCCATTTCATTTACGCATACCGGAATGGTGCGATAACGCAGTGGTTTTCGTTAACGGAAAAGTGTACGGCAAACCGCAAGCCGGATCGATTACAAAAGTAACCCGCCGCTGGAAAAAAGGCGATGTGCTGGAACTGTATTTACCCATGAAAATAAGAATTTCTTACTGGTTTCAAAGGTCTGCGGCCGTGGAGCGCGGCCCGCTGGTTTTTGCTCTGGGATTAAACGAAGAGTGGAAAAAAATTGGCGGCAAAGAACCGTATGCCGACTATGAAGTACTGCCTAAAGATCCCTGGAATTATGGATTGTTGAGAAACTATGTTGATCATCCCGACACAACTTTCATTGTTAAAGAGTTTACTGTCAAAAACCAACCCTGGACTCTCAAAAATGCGCCGGTTAAAATAATCGCCAAAGCCAAAAAAATTCCCGAATGGAAATTGTATGGAGGAATTACCGGCCCGATTCCTTACAGTCCGTTCTGGTATCCTGTAAAATATGATGAACCTGTAGAAGAAATTGTGTTAGTGCCTTATGGTTGTACGAAATTAAGAATTGCCAATTTCCCAGCAGCTCGTTGA
- a CDS encoding amylo-alpha-1,6-glucosidase yields MKILSVALLLLIMIHFNSCFGQKERPFLSNLSATKDTPLYTTYAAAMERSEFILDQGFHFKFYDPEKGLDFTTDKAGDWCLAFKNDTNFVYRLKDMFKPPVITLSYPDMVQYEYYPLKGVKVNVAFLVYSSRLAIQDITLTNAGASAAEFTLYPFLRNDYRVFNEVGFNQEKKTITFTHEELPDSWTLAHNIPYVDKVYDFFLISDAPDQMKSFYGFKGENVDIPLQVDLQKKQKYLVWGKMMHAPDKRCTHQNPGPKMMVILNNDRSKLLTERAARWGNSDPNISPYGYFGIELGNFAGLKNGDEYTIRIFCPQSGEIALVKGKVEQLQDQSSKRQDGFFKKNDLPPMPSNFRKIVSETGSEIHLYWDQAKGMRYNVYRRDYGQDAVYKLIAQNLNRASYADKNLKDGSIYGYVVTAIDRQNRMSMPTHELTNISGSDFLADVKKEGQIKTNARDFARIVSFQKQIKLNKGEKKRIRIIRGFARDEKDRKKIYHLALSLMKEKLDQYRAANEQLFAGVPPLPMEDNDLQLLYWSAFNMMRQVFLPPEGKCNYNYYVFSREPTWGWGHGGQVFHESLTMVAYALLDPRSAMDSQRIYSERQYDNGYINYRTGPYLDEIIKYNGELTTSAPWYAWQNWEVYKITQDKQFLKEMYESSKRFYNFYVSNRDKDQDGLCEWGGHAVLECVRDGLVAVWDQVGWPSNFEALDLNCMLVKEANSLAAMAAELGYQDEAQSWKEQADKRAELINKTFWDDETGFYYHVDKKDHDFTFKTKDDLKRQEIIGFLPMWAGIASEEQAAKLVKALTDTSKFWRKYGVPSLAADDPYYNPKGYWNGPVWVEWNYLIMDGLIQYGYKKIARELVERNARNMIACLKKDHNLWEFYSPDEQWGGYHKTYIWAGIINRMLLDVAGF; encoded by the coding sequence ATGAAAATTTTAAGTGTGGCGTTGCTTTTGTTAATAATGATTCATTTCAATTCCTGCTTCGGGCAAAAAGAGCGCCCCTTCTTATCGAATTTGTCGGCAACAAAAGATACTCCTCTGTACACAACCTATGCTGCGGCCATGGAGCGTTCTGAGTTCATCCTCGACCAGGGCTTTCATTTCAAGTTTTATGATCCGGAAAAAGGGCTTGATTTTACAACCGATAAGGCCGGCGATTGGTGCCTGGCCTTTAAAAACGATACCAATTTTGTTTACCGGTTAAAAGATATGTTTAAACCGCCAGTCATTACGCTTTCTTATCCGGATATGGTTCAATATGAATATTATCCTTTAAAAGGTGTAAAGGTAAATGTTGCGTTTTTGGTTTACAGCTCTCGACTGGCCATTCAGGATATTACTTTGACTAATGCCGGCGCCTCTGCAGCGGAATTTACACTTTATCCTTTTCTGAGAAATGATTACCGCGTGTTTAACGAGGTTGGCTTTAATCAGGAAAAAAAGACCATTACATTTACCCACGAAGAACTGCCAGATAGCTGGACATTAGCGCACAACATTCCTTATGTGGATAAAGTGTATGATTTCTTTTTAATTTCTGATGCGCCTGACCAGATGAAAAGCTTTTATGGATTTAAAGGTGAAAATGTCGATATTCCGCTTCAGGTGGATTTACAGAAAAAACAAAAGTATCTGGTTTGGGGGAAAATGATGCATGCGCCTGACAAACGCTGTACGCATCAAAACCCCGGCCCCAAAATGATGGTTATATTGAACAACGACCGCAGCAAACTGCTCACCGAAAGGGCAGCGCGCTGGGGAAACAGCGATCCTAATATTTCACCGTACGGTTATTTCGGAATAGAATTGGGCAATTTTGCAGGATTAAAAAACGGCGATGAATACACCATCCGAATATTTTGCCCCCAAAGCGGAGAAATCGCCCTGGTCAAAGGTAAGGTGGAGCAATTACAGGATCAAAGTTCGAAAAGACAGGACGGTTTTTTCAAGAAAAACGACTTACCTCCCATGCCGTCTAATTTCAGGAAAATAGTAAGTGAAACCGGCTCAGAGATACATTTGTATTGGGATCAGGCAAAAGGCATGCGCTACAACGTTTACCGGCGAGATTACGGTCAGGACGCCGTTTATAAATTAATAGCCCAAAATTTAAACCGCGCTTCCTATGCGGATAAAAATCTCAAAGATGGTTCAATTTACGGCTATGTTGTTACAGCTATCGATAGGCAAAATCGAATGAGTATGCCAACACATGAATTAACCAATATTTCTGGAAGCGACTTTTTAGCAGACGTAAAAAAAGAGGGACAGATTAAAACGAACGCCAGAGATTTTGCGCGGATTGTTTCCTTTCAAAAACAAATCAAATTAAACAAAGGCGAAAAGAAACGTATCCGCATCATACGCGGTTTTGCCAGGGATGAAAAAGACAGAAAAAAAATCTACCATCTGGCTTTGTCGTTGATGAAAGAAAAGCTGGATCAATATCGGGCTGCCAATGAACAATTATTTGCCGGGGTTCCTCCCTTGCCAATGGAAGATAATGACCTACAATTGCTTTATTGGAGCGCGTTTAATATGATGCGTCAGGTGTTTTTGCCTCCTGAAGGAAAGTGCAACTATAATTACTATGTTTTTTCTCGCGAACCAACCTGGGGCTGGGGACACGGCGGTCAGGTTTTCCACGAAAGCCTGACCATGGTGGCTTATGCTTTATTGGATCCACGCAGCGCCATGGATTCGCAGCGCATCTACAGCGAACGGCAATACGATAATGGATATATCAATTACCGAACGGGGCCTTACCTGGATGAAATTATAAAATATAACGGCGAATTGACAACTTCGGCACCCTGGTATGCCTGGCAAAACTGGGAAGTTTATAAAATTACGCAAGATAAACAATTTCTTAAAGAGATGTATGAGTCCAGCAAAAGATTTTATAATTTTTATGTTTCCAATCGTGATAAAGACCAGGACGGTTTGTGTGAATGGGGAGGTCATGCCGTGCTGGAATGCGTACGCGACGGATTGGTTGCCGTGTGGGATCAGGTCGGCTGGCCGTCGAATTTTGAAGCGTTAGATCTCAATTGTATGCTGGTTAAAGAAGCCAACTCTTTGGCCGCCATGGCCGCTGAATTGGGCTACCAGGATGAAGCGCAAAGCTGGAAAGAACAGGCGGACAAAAGAGCGGAGCTTATCAACAAAACGTTCTGGGATGATGAAACGGGCTTCTATTACCATGTCGATAAAAAAGACCATGACTTTACATTTAAAACGAAAGACGATCTAAAACGCCAGGAAATAATCGGGTTTTTACCGATGTGGGCCGGGATTGCAAGCGAGGAGCAGGCGGCAAAACTGGTAAAGGCGCTTACCGATACTTCCAAATTCTGGCGAAAATATGGCGTGCCTTCGCTTGCCGCCGATGACCCATATTACAATCCCAAAGGATACTGGAACGGCCCGGTATGGGTGGAATGGAATTATTTGATTATGGACGGTTTAATTCAATATGGCTACAAAAAGATAGCCAGAGAGCTGGTTGAACGCAATGCCAGAAATATGATCGCCTGTTTGAAAAAAGATCATAATTTATGGGAATTTTACAGTCCCGATGAACAGTGGGGCGGCTACCACAAAACGTATATCTGGGCCGGAATCATAAACAGGATGCTGCTCGATGTTGCCGGGTTTTAA
- a CDS encoding FlgD immunoglobulin-like domain containing protein: MGNNLLRKLKIKTLFLMVGLLGAAPLMAQPGVDDYAYRRCIVYHSDQTQCKHLPPDVSFIVFLNNSDSVLLTDQCPRWTPGVPNINGDGMIGVELGNFTNPQIAVNDSFTIIFSCNASGEQGRDKDRIDELPYSGLNVFLQTSPDDYLAPVQGIKAVAEGNTTRITWKMKEDLTYLVYRRDLNDLLSDGRARYQYYKIAEVQNDSVYLDATPESDRLFGYMVLARDSAGLLSARSQEVVAMQPLDIISVIPRNTSVEIHFRGENQVSNRDIVGYNVYRREAGGTFPSQPTASLGIGDTCFTDTRLEPNTTYYYAIRSRDLHGNELSGSDEFSATTDNMPQKYVKFATLDVLVVLYTNTSGGDILPEDIPKIKKMIELGRLFYWRNSGLKMNLNISYLIIDDYLDSNPNDYSLTQLENDLHARGVQDLQYDAIFRISSGTSGFWSYGTPSWNFMGPANSTGFSHVCWAAAKGLKSVPYPTHDPDITCSLPWLFVHEFQHAVDDIYNDNGNPEMYHGDLPYQFPVACGEEYDFQAKIYRTFQNWLALEGYRGQIYEANDIDNDEIPDNDLRVPLDEVRFYSDSLQKDSDNDGMSDYQEIIAGNFQGANPRENDTDYDGIADNDDYYPLYPVHEFIPQFSPVLNGTIEEGWHLLLDKMNFSVTTFNCKIYLSWDENNLYIGFDMNQYAIPTVFIDGNANGWWHGRENYRISFYPNTGAIREARVLDCTDEAIQYHESLGGGGPMWDDDPKYYNHFGRIIQPSDFQIFCKTTTTGYFVEMVVPKNDRSGLKFIEGDSIGLRFLFENVQSSWDNWATAFEPYSFVNVKLVDATSIEQKIATEPATAFTLMQNFPNPFNPSTVIRYSLPQNSSVKITVFNALGQVVKKLVNASEQNAGVYQVRWDGTDQSGKQAPNGVYFYQMETDEIKITRKMLLLK; this comes from the coding sequence ATGGGAAACAACCTTTTGCGTAAGTTGAAAATAAAAACTCTGTTTTTAATGGTCGGATTATTGGGCGCGGCTCCTTTAATGGCTCAGCCAGGCGTGGATGACTATGCCTACCGGCGCTGTATTGTTTATCATTCTGATCAAACGCAGTGCAAACATTTGCCGCCCGATGTCTCTTTTATCGTCTTTCTGAATAATTCCGACAGCGTTCTTTTAACCGATCAGTGCCCGCGCTGGACGCCCGGTGTGCCGAATATTAACGGCGACGGCATGATCGGCGTTGAACTGGGTAATTTTACGAATCCGCAAATTGCGGTAAACGATTCGTTTACCATTATTTTCAGTTGTAATGCCAGCGGTGAACAGGGAAGAGATAAAGATCGCATTGATGAGTTGCCCTATAGTGGTTTGAATGTGTTTTTACAAACTTCTCCGGATGATTATCTGGCGCCCGTGCAGGGCATAAAAGCCGTGGCAGAGGGCAACACTACGCGCATCACCTGGAAAATGAAAGAAGACTTAACATATCTTGTTTATCGTAGAGACCTTAATGATCTTTTGAGCGACGGCCGGGCGCGCTACCAGTATTATAAAATAGCCGAGGTGCAAAACGATTCTGTCTATCTTGATGCTACCCCTGAATCCGATCGCCTTTTCGGCTACATGGTTCTGGCCAGAGATTCCGCAGGTTTGTTAAGCGCCCGCAGTCAAGAAGTTGTTGCCATGCAGCCGCTTGACATCATTTCCGTTATTCCTCGTAATACTTCCGTAGAAATCCATTTCAGAGGCGAGAACCAGGTAAGTAATCGCGACATTGTGGGCTACAATGTGTATCGTAGAGAGGCAGGGGGAACATTTCCCTCGCAGCCAACCGCCTCCCTCGGCATTGGCGATACCTGCTTTACCGATACGCGGCTTGAACCGAATACCACCTATTATTACGCAATCCGCAGCCGTGATTTGCATGGCAATGAACTGAGCGGCTCAGACGAATTTTCGGCCACCACAGACAACATGCCTCAGAAATATGTAAAATTTGCCACCCTGGACGTGTTGGTGGTGCTTTACACAAATACCAGCGGCGGAGATATTTTGCCCGAAGACATCCCAAAAATTAAAAAAATGATTGAATTGGGCCGCTTATTCTACTGGCGGAATTCCGGTCTGAAAATGAATTTAAATATTTCGTATCTAATTATAGACGACTATCTTGATTCGAATCCCAATGATTATAGTTTAACGCAATTAGAAAACGATCTTCATGCCCGCGGCGTGCAAGATTTACAATACGATGCCATTTTTCGCATTTCTTCGGGCACTTCCGGTTTCTGGAGTTACGGTACGCCGTCGTGGAATTTTATGGGGCCAGCCAATTCCACCGGATTTTCGCATGTGTGCTGGGCGGCGGCTAAAGGTCTTAAATCCGTGCCATATCCCACCCATGATCCGGATATCACGTGCAGTTTGCCCTGGCTTTTTGTTCATGAATTTCAGCACGCCGTTGATGACATTTACAACGATAATGGAAATCCTGAAATGTACCATGGCGATCTGCCGTATCAATTTCCGGTCGCCTGCGGAGAAGAGTATGACTTTCAGGCAAAGATCTATCGTACCTTTCAAAACTGGCTGGCATTAGAAGGATATCGCGGACAAATTTACGAGGCAAACGATATCGATAATGATGAGATTCCTGACAATGATTTGCGAGTGCCATTAGACGAGGTGCGTTTTTATAGCGATTCCTTGCAAAAGGACAGTGATAACGACGGCATGTCGGATTATCAGGAAATAATTGCCGGTAATTTCCAGGGGGCAAATCCCCGGGAAAATGATACCGATTACGATGGTATTGCAGACAATGACGACTATTATCCTTTATATCCGGTGCACGAATTTATTCCTCAATTTTCGCCTGTTTTAAACGGAACGATCGAAGAAGGCTGGCATCTGCTGCTGGATAAAATGAATTTCTCTGTCACGACATTCAACTGTAAAATTTATTTAAGCTGGGATGAAAACAATTTGTACATCGGTTTTGATATGAACCAGTACGCCATTCCCACGGTATTTATTGACGGCAACGCCAATGGCTGGTGGCACGGAAGAGAAAATTACCGCATCAGCTTTTATCCCAATACTGGTGCCATCCGCGAAGCGCGCGTCCTCGATTGTACGGATGAAGCGATTCAATACCACGAAAGTCTGGGCGGAGGCGGCCCCATGTGGGACGATGATCCTAAATATTATAACCACTTTGGAAGAATTATTCAGCCGTCTGATTTTCAAATCTTCTGCAAAACGACTACAACCGGATATTTTGTGGAAATGGTCGTTCCTAAAAACGATCGATCCGGCTTAAAGTTTATAGAGGGCGATTCCATTGGTCTGCGTTTTTTGTTCGAAAATGTCCAGTCGTCCTGGGATAACTGGGCCACGGCCTTTGAACCCTATTCATTTGTAAATGTAAAATTGGTGGACGCAACTTCTATTGAACAAAAAATAGCGACAGAACCAGCCACTGCCTTTACTTTAATGCAGAATTTTCCGAATCCCTTTAATCCTTCGACGGTTATTCGATATTCATTGCCCCAAAATTCCAGCGTAAAAATCACGGTGTTTAATGCATTGGGCCAGGTGGTAAAAAAACTGGTCAATGCCTCTGAACAAAATGCTGGCGTTTATCAGGTTCGCTGGGATGGCACGGATCAGTCCGGAAAACAGGCGCCCAACGGCGTTTATTTTTACCAGATGGAAACAGATGAAATCAAAATCACACGCAAGATGCTGCTTTTGAAATAA